Proteins from a single region of Nitrospirota bacterium:
- a CDS encoding cytochrome B5: MRRLLFLFLCAGALLLLLPSRSPGRPEYSERTGQGCLTCHETALGGRLTREGLQYAASGYTWPPEGGYRVLGPIRRPLRLAVGYVHIVSSFVWFGAILYVHILLRPAYASKGLPRGEMLTGLVSMLLVGLTGILLTISKIRGWDVLAGTHWGQTLLAKMVLYVIMVSTALLVVAVVGPRLRRLASRAPGVPENGVFGPDELLPFDGKEGRKAYIAHQGKVMDVTGRKLWRGGLHMKLGGKLLAGDGLQALLLAAFQHPEIAAEPFYCHMRYFL; encoded by the coding sequence ATGAGGCGGCTTCTCTTCCTTTTTCTTTGTGCGGGGGCCCTCCTGCTCCTTCTGCCCTCCCGGTCCCCGGGGCGGCCGGAGTACTCCGAGAGGACCGGCCAGGGCTGCCTCACCTGCCACGAAACCGCCCTGGGCGGCCGGCTCACCAGGGAAGGCCTTCAGTATGCGGCCAGCGGATATACCTGGCCCCCCGAGGGAGGCTACAGGGTGCTGGGGCCCATCAGAAGGCCCCTCAGGCTTGCCGTGGGATACGTCCACATAGTGAGCTCCTTCGTCTGGTTCGGCGCCATCCTTTACGTGCACATCCTCCTCAGGCCGGCCTACGCCAGCAAGGGCCTCCCCCGGGGGGAGATGCTCACCGGCCTGGTCTCCATGCTGCTGGTGGGCCTGACGGGAATTCTCCTCACCATAAGCAAGATACGGGGCTGGGACGTCCTGGCCGGGACGCACTGGGGGCAGACCCTGCTTGCAAAGATGGTCCTTTACGTCATCATGGTCTCCACGGCCCTCCTGGTGGTGGCCGTGGTGGGCCCGCGTTTGCGGCGCCTGGCCTCCCGTGCCCCGGGTGTACCCGAAAACGGCGTTTTCGGGCCGGATGAGCTCCTGCCCTTCGACGGAAAGGAGGGCAGGAAGGCCTACATCGCCCACCAGGGGAAGGTCATGGACGTCACCGGGCGGAAGCTCTGGCGGGGAGGGCTTCACATGAAGCTCGGTGGCAAGCTCCTCGCTGGAGATGGTCTCCAGGCCCTGCTCCTGGCAGCGTTCCAGCATCCTGAGATAGCGGCTGAGCCTTTTTACTGTCACATGCGGTACTTTCTTTGA
- the mutL gene encoding DNA mismatch repair endonuclease MutL: MPRVTVLSDALKNKIAAGEVVERPASVLRELLENALDARARLLEVDVQGAGKRLIRVSDDGEGMEREDALLALKRHATSKIESEEDLLSIATMGFRGEALPSIASVSRLTLATAPRGASPGVRIEAEGGEVREVREAPAHGTSVEVRDLFFNTPARKKFLKRDATELMHVIETATALALSHPEVGLTLRAEGKETLLLARAADLRERLSQVYGTEFVSELLMVQRERAGLSLTGFVSPPGKFREGRSHQHLFINRRPVRNPSVAHALYAAYEGLLPRQMHPIFFLHLALDPRVVDVNVHPAKREVRFSDQDGIYRFVRRAVADALRGGGEEGVAEAEEGTAFFPGGLGVAAEPRAAFAPAPGGTGSLPLPLEGQESPPFLYLGETFLAFPDGGGGLFLLDYHAAHERVLFERLLRGMRLERRELLFPEQVTLTASEHLAVLAGREMIGDMGIEVEDFGGSTVLVRTLPEGLEEADVRGVLSDLLGELRRGERPGRSLREALAARLACHAAWRGKRSRVTAEEVSALLGDLGRAENPEHCPHGRPTRVRLAAEDLQRLFGRK; encoded by the coding sequence ATGCCCCGTGTCACGGTCCTCAGCGACGCCCTCAAGAACAAGATAGCCGCCGGGGAGGTGGTGGAAAGGCCGGCCTCGGTGCTCAGGGAGCTCCTGGAAAACGCCCTGGACGCCCGCGCCCGCCTCCTGGAGGTCGACGTGCAGGGGGCGGGGAAGCGCCTCATCCGGGTCTCCGACGACGGGGAGGGCATGGAGAGGGAGGACGCCCTTCTGGCCTTGAAGAGGCACGCCACAAGCAAGATAGAAAGCGAGGAGGACCTCCTCTCCATAGCCACCATGGGCTTCCGGGGGGAGGCCCTGCCCTCCATCGCCTCCGTAAGCCGCCTCACCCTGGCCACCGCCCCCCGGGGGGCCTCCCCCGGCGTGCGCATCGAGGCGGAGGGCGGCGAAGTCCGGGAGGTCCGGGAGGCCCCTGCCCACGGGACCTCCGTGGAGGTGCGGGACCTGTTTTTCAACACCCCCGCCCGCAAGAAGTTCCTCAAGCGCGACGCCACGGAGCTCATGCACGTCATCGAGACGGCCACCGCCCTGGCCCTCTCCCACCCGGAGGTGGGCCTCACCCTCCGCGCGGAGGGGAAGGAGACGCTTCTGCTGGCCCGGGCCGCGGACCTCAGGGAGAGGCTCTCCCAGGTTTACGGGACGGAGTTCGTCTCCGAGCTTCTCATGGTGCAGAGGGAGAGGGCGGGACTCTCCCTCACGGGGTTTGTCTCCCCTCCGGGGAAGTTCCGGGAGGGCAGGTCGCACCAGCACCTCTTCATCAACCGCCGCCCCGTCAGAAACCCCTCGGTGGCCCACGCCCTCTACGCCGCCTACGAGGGGCTCCTGCCCCGGCAGATGCACCCCATCTTCTTTCTCCACCTGGCCCTGGACCCCCGCGTGGTGGACGTCAACGTGCACCCGGCCAAGCGGGAGGTCCGCTTCTCCGACCAGGACGGCATCTACAGGTTCGTCCGGCGCGCCGTGGCCGACGCCCTCCGGGGCGGGGGAGAGGAGGGCGTCGCAGAGGCGGAGGAAGGGACGGCCTTCTTCCCCGGAGGCCTTGGCGTCGCGGCAGAGCCCCGGGCGGCCTTTGCCCCGGCCCCCGGCGGGACGGGGAGCCTTCCCCTGCCGCTTGAGGGACAGGAGAGCCCCCCTTTTCTCTACCTGGGGGAGACCTTCCTGGCCTTTCCCGACGGGGGCGGAGGGCTTTTCCTCCTGGATTACCATGCCGCCCACGAGAGGGTCCTCTTCGAGCGTCTCCTGAGGGGGATGAGGCTTGAGCGCAGGGAGCTTCTCTTTCCCGAACAGGTGACCCTCACCGCCTCGGAGCACCTGGCCGTCCTCGCGGGCCGGGAGATGATCGGGGACATGGGCATCGAGGTGGAGGACTTCGGGGGGAGCACGGTCCTCGTGCGCACCCTGCCCGAGGGGCTAGAGGAGGCCGATGTGCGGGGGGTGCTCTCGGACCTGCTCGGGGAGCTCCGGCGGGGGGAGCGGCCCGGGCGGAGCCTCAGGGAGGCCCTGGCGGCCCGCCTGGCCTGCCACGCCGCCTGGCGGGGGAAACGCTCGCGGGTCACGGCCGAGGAAGTCTCGGCCCTCCTCGGGGACCTGGGGAGGGCGGAAAACCCCGAGCACTGTCCCCACGGCCGACCCACCAGGGTGCGCCTCGCCGCCGAGGACCTCCAGAGGCTCTTCGGGAGGAAATGA
- a CDS encoding adenylyl-sulfate kinase yields MGGRALWITGIPGSGKSALARALAEELPGLVVLRMDDLRKVATPEPTYSEEERDVLYRALVFTASTLAGLGHDVLIDATGNLRRWRELARALIPRFAEVYLRCPLKVARAREASRAGEGGAPPDIYKKGEEGWPVPGFTAPYEEPLHPELTLQSESLSLREEAARVRRLLGGEV; encoded by the coding sequence ATGGGAGGAAGGGCCCTCTGGATAACCGGCATCCCCGGCAGCGGAAAGAGCGCCCTTGCCCGGGCCCTGGCAGAGGAGCTGCCCGGCCTGGTCGTCCTCCGCATGGACGACCTCAGGAAGGTGGCCACCCCGGAGCCCACTTACTCCGAGGAGGAGAGGGACGTCCTCTACCGCGCCCTGGTCTTTACGGCCTCCACCTTGGCCGGGCTGGGCCACGACGTCCTCATCGACGCCACCGGAAACCTCAGGCGCTGGCGCGAGCTGGCCCGCGCGCTCATCCCCCGCTTCGCCGAGGTCTACCTCCGCTGCCCCCTCAAGGTGGCCCGGGCGCGGGAAGCCTCCCGGGCCGGTGAGGGGGGCGCCCCTCCGGACATCTACAAGAAAGGGGAGGAGGGCTGGCCGGTGCCGGGGTTTACCGCCCCCTACGAAGAGCCTCTCCACCCCGAGCTTACCCTTCAAAGCGAAAGCCTGAGCCTCCGGGAGGAGGCGGCCCGGGTCAGGAGGCTCCTCGGGGGTGAGGTTTGA